The genomic segment TTATCACCCTGATTTGTTTGAGCAAGAATGTCCCATGTTTTGTTTCACTAACCCCAAAAAATAACCTGAAAGAGATCGATGTAAAACCTAGCAAGAACCAAATTATTGCCATTGAAACAAGCACAAATTCAGAAGATATAAATAAGAATGATGaaaagaaagaggaaaaaaaaaaggagggttTTTTAATCAAGAACAAGAAGCAACTTTTGGTATTCAACACAGGATAACTAGCGAAAAGCATTCAGTTTCAGaaattcatcaaaattcaaatgaacTAAAATGAGAGCTTAAAGAATTTGGAGGATTATATTAGCACCACCAGCAAATGGGAAAGTGGTAAGAACTTCTAGTTGTATAAAGGAAGAAGTTGATGCTTTTGATTCAATGTGGAAGGCTTAGAAGAAGCTCTTTAGGTAAAGGGAATGGGAATAATGGGAATGGGCATGGAAAGAGGTATTTCTGGGTGATAAATGTTGATGTTTCGGTTTTCTCATAAGAAAAGAATATAAGGGATTCGTTCTAACTACCAGTGAACAAgtgtttattttcaattttttgacCACTATTTGGAACTGACTGTTTTACCAAGCTTTTCCCTTGTTCGCTGTTACATACACCAACAAGAACTTAAGTTGACTTTTAGACCAACTTTATCTTTCTTCGCAATTATTAACATGAACATACCCTGACCTTAAGCTCGAACAAGGAGATGTGTAATTTAGGAATTAGACCCAGTTTAGCTTAACAGATTGTACTGATTCATCATATTTTAACTGATATTTACTGATTGTAActgatttttagttataaattataactaaattgtaactaattaattgtaattgatttttactataACTGATTTTActaattgttattgatttttgatgatTAAAGCTGATTTTTacgtattaattaattatttttttaaggtgAAGTGAATAAGCTAGAAGTTAGTCTTCAAaagcttattttaaaattttttaatataaaatgtttatctaattcaaaaattcaaattcagAAACTGATTTCTCCATCAGAGGTAAAATTCTAGAGTGCAGACATAAATGTAACATTACATTACTAAACACATGTACTTAAAACCAATCTAGGCAACATACAAAGATCACAGCAGAATAGGATCCATGAATTGGTGTAACACAACAAACCTCAAATCAAACAGTTTCAATAAGCAAAATTCCATAACCACATCAAAGCGCAAGTAAAAATATGACAAACTCCCAAGAAAATAGCTTCAAGACAGCTGCGATAAGCATATAACATATAAACCGgtttttcaaagaaaaataaagtgatTTGTTGCTAAATGTTGGACACTCTACAAACATGGTCATACTTTAGTTACAATAAAAGAAATTAGACTAACATACCTCAAATAGAGCTTCAGCAAGCAGGATAATACGAGATATACTTGAAAGTGCACTAGCCTCTTCCTCCAAATCACAGGTGCATGATCCATCAGGATGCAAATCCATTGGGCATGAAGTATGATGATTATTTTCTATAGAAACACCTCGCAATCTATCCCAGAACTACAAAGAGTTTGacaatatatacgaaataaGTAAACACCATACATACTATCATAATATAGTGAAGATAGCATACAAACATTCACCTCAGATCTAGAGGTCCGACGATGATCATTTGTGAAGCGACTTCTCCGACCAAAGCGCCAAGGCTCAACACCCTCGCCATCATCAAAAAAATCATCACCGATATCAAGAAGCCATCTGCGATTAGATCCCATTAGATCAGAATCTTCGGTTGTGAAAAGTAATTCAGCATGGCGTCTTGAATTGCGACTTGAAAAAGCATCCCAGAAAATTCTCCTACTGTTTCTTCTGGCTTCACGGGTGCTTATTTCATTGTTGGTACTGGGCAGAAGATTGGAGGAGAAACTCACCACATCAACATGAAGTGAACTTCCTTCTGGCCGAGCTTCTGCTCTATCTGACACAAACAGATCTAATCCTGAAGGAATCATCTCATGAACGGCTTCATCTCCATGTGAATGTGAAGCTATGACAGGTTCAGAAACAACAAGAGTTTGACCAGAAACAGAGCTTTGGCTTCCTGTAACCCCGCTAACTTCATCCAAAACCGCAGATTGTTCCAGCTCCTCCTGCTGCAATCCATCATGTGTTGAAACCTCTGGGATAGCATGAGACATATcattgatcacttcatcaatcTCATTGGTTGTGCGCCTGTTAGAACTAAGGCTTACTTGCCGTAAATGTCTTACAGAAGATGGATTAACAGAATCAACTAATCTCTGCTGATAAAATTTGCTTTCAGCATTAATTCCAAATGAAGAACCATTTTTATCACCTTCTGAAAAGCTTCTCCTCTTATTTGATAATTCCAACGGAGCATCATCTAGGATAGACACAGAGTCACTACTTATAGTACAGCTCTCTGATGAGACTATAGGTCCAGAACCGGGACTGAGATTGCTGCTAAACCCACTTCCCAAGCTAGAAGTTGGATTAATATCATCTGTGTGACTTGACGAATTATTAGATTTCTGTTGACGGTAATCCACAAATTTTACGCTACATTCAGCTGCACAATCTTCCTTCTAGAGAATGGAGCAAAAGATTGAGTTATTGTCTCCACCATAATATAGAGCAAAAATATTAGTCTATTGCAAGTAGTGCAATGTGCAAACTGATGTCaggaaacaaaagaaaataccaCTACGATAACAGCCATTTCCCTGGAAACATAGAAAGGCGGGACAAATGGTTAAAACAAACAATTATTGGCAATGCAGTTATAGAATGTAATTGTGCAAGGAATGGCCCATATCATTCTAATGGCAATGCTTCACATTTGTAAGTTTATATTTCTCATATAAAAAATCTATTGTCATCAAATACCACCTCTAAATTTGATAACGATTGTTATTAGAAGTGAAGCAGAACACATACATGGGGATGCATAGAATGGCAAAACCATGGACATTGCACATTGGAATAAGACTTTTCTTGCCAACAAATTCTTTAACATTGCCGCTATCTATTACCGTTTATCAAACAAGCCATAAAATTCTTGGTATTGAATTGATTACAATAAAGCAGTGAAACAATAGGGTGTCCCAACAATTGATCTCAGTAAATAAAGCAGGGAAACAATAGGCTTGGAGCAGGTAGCTTCAATTCCATAAAAGGTTTGATCTTTTATGgaaataaaacaagtttaaaaaatattccAATTAAAAAGCTCAATCCTCTAAATTTTAGATCTTTCCCTTCTTTTCTACGACCTTTTTTTGCTCATTTCTGATAAAATGATCTAAGTTCTAAAAACAGCTCATTGCTCACATAACCATTACATATATTTTACCAAAAACGCTAATTTCGGAATAACTAGCCTCTACCAAGTAATCTAACAACTAAAACAGGTCACATAACCTCTACATCAAATTTACCAAAAACAACAATATCCCAAACAATAAACCCAAATCATTCTCCACCCCTAAAACACTAAATAGTAAAGTCAATCAAagtcaaaatcaaaacaattaCGATTGGAAAGATCCTCAAATTAAGTTCCAAAAGTTCAGCATGATAAAGCAAAAAATTTAGCGATCTTTGTAAGTAATAAGAACAAGTTGATGACAAAAATAGTGAACTGGAAAGATGGGTTTATACCTgggagcttgaagaagaagaagaagaagaagaagaagaagaagaagaagaagcaccACAAATAAAAGAAGCAATTCTTTGTCTGGTACGGTTGACTTTGTTGCGTTTTGGTGGTTGTGGAAGAGAACCCAGATGACTACTACCAGAACCCATTGTTTGAAGGAGAGAGAATAATAGAAGATGATGAAATAGATTAATTATCAaggaatgataataataattgctCTTATTTAGCAAAGAAATTGCAAGGAAAATTTAAGACACAATAATATGgagtatatatacaaatactTTTTCAGTTCTATATTTGTTACTACAATTGCATGGgtacacatattaagaaaaatgattgacCTACAATGTaactgattgtttactttatagagtatagtattttattattgttaattgaaaaaaacagaaaaaatagaTTGTTGGGAAtagataaagattaaataatggtAAGTATAAAAGTCAAAgaggtatagagtaggataaaaatagaagtaggtagaactttaaacgATTGTTTATTACTAAACggaaatatagcaaataatatgaaactgacaaaaataaaaaatataacggGAGTATtatggaatggaggaagtagtaTTTTATGAAATTTGACATGTACTCCAACTTTTCtcccaaaaaaattattttgacaaTAAGTTGGCCCATCTCTTTTTATCATTGGTAActgtaaagtaaaaaaaaattaaatgagatatAATTTTTGAAGTTTGAACCGACctaaaagtaaattaatttaattttaaataatcattaagaattagaaaaacagtcgcttttctttttataat from the Amaranthus tricolor cultivar Red isolate AtriRed21 chromosome 12, ASM2621246v1, whole genome shotgun sequence genome contains:
- the LOC130828892 gene encoding uncharacterized protein LOC130828892; the protein is MGSGSSHLGSLPQPPKRNKVNRTRQRIASFICGASSSSSSSSSSSSSSSSQKEDCAAECSVKFVDYRQQKSNNSSSHTDDINPTSSLGSGFSSNLSPGSGPIVSSESCTISSDSVSILDDAPLELSNKRRSFSEGDKNGSSFGINAESKFYQQRLVDSVNPSSVRHLRQVSLSSNRRTTNEIDEVINDMSHAIPEVSTHDGLQQEELEQSAVLDEVSGVTGSQSSVSGQTLVVSEPVIASHSHGDEAVHEMIPSGLDLFVSDRAEARPEGSSLHVDVVSFSSNLLPSTNNEISTREARRNSRRIFWDAFSSRNSRRHAELLFTTEDSDLMGSNRRWLLDIGDDFFDDGEGVEPWRFGRRSRFTNDHRRTSRSEFWDRLRGVSIENNHHTSCPMDLHPDGSCTCDLEEEASALSSISRIILLAEALFEVLDEIHRQPESLSLSMLSVPAPESVVDELPIKIYEKPSMPDHEDDADQCYICLVEYEKGDKIRVLPCHHAYHMSCVDKWLKEIHGVCPLCRGVVREGAREVAASSSDANLT